A section of the Alligator mississippiensis isolate rAllMis1 chromosome 8, rAllMis1, whole genome shotgun sequence genome encodes:
- the SYCE2 gene encoding synaptonemal complex central element protein 2 codes for MSNQEGENEEPAQELAIPDSLFFATLERDEFSSECPSRKEPPPASPTYPGADTAMAALDGKSSNYLAALDANIENLQKRTQQLIDKINENRKKDHTVMSNFRESLLLKVSTLAEKLEEMMFLIYDLHNKLMQDKLQELSDAMGRISQIGAELRQVCHAVEAAYKDLCIQPEM; via the exons ATGTCTAATCAGGAAGGTGAAAATGAGGAGCCAGCACAGGAGCTAGCTATACCTGACAGCCTGTTCTTTGCTACCTTGGAGAGAGATGAATTCTCTAGTGAGTGCCCATCAAG GAAAGAACCTCCCCCTGCTTCTCCTACCTACCCTGGTGCCGACACTGCTATGGCTGCCCTGGATGGCAAATCATCCAATTACCTTGCAGCCCTGGATGCAAACATTGAAAACCTGCAGAAGAGGACACAGCAGCTGATTGATAAGATTAATGAGAACCGAAAGAAGGACCATACGGTCATGAGCAATTTCAGGGAGAGCCTCCTGCTGAAG GTCTCGACATTGgcagagaagctggaagaaatgATGTTTCTCATTTACGATCTCCATAACAAGCTAATGCAGGATAAGCTCCAGGAGCTCTCGGACGCAATGGGAAGGATCAGCCAGATCGGAGCTGAGCTCAGGCAAGTCTGCCACGCTGTGGAGGCAGCTTATAAGGACTTGTGCATTCAGCCTGAGATGTGA